From Ptychodera flava strain L36383 chromosome 3 unlocalized genomic scaffold, AS_Pfla_20210202 Scaffold_26__1_contigs__length_13983176_pilon, whole genome shotgun sequence, one genomic window encodes:
- the LOC139125966 gene encoding uncharacterized protein: MIGKNTGKVIQYAVRSKKCRICDEAKARHEEVRAHDCRRNWSGSAKAMESDMVVDMVKDCNQKCAKVSTVVGDEDTSTIARLHREVDPSILKKSDNNHLKKILANDLYAAQKKHRQLSVKVIKYLQKCFAYTCANRIEETVKELRRD; encoded by the coding sequence ATGATAGGGAAGAACACTGGTAAGGTAATACAGTATGCAGTGAGATCAAAAAAGTGCAGAATATGTGATGAAGCCAAGGCAAGACATGAGGAAGTCAGGGCTCATGATTGTAGGAGGAATTGGTCTGGTTCTGCGAAGGCAATGGAATCTGACATGGTTGTTGACATGGTGAAAGACTGCAATCAGAAATGTGCCAAGGTGAGCACAGTTGTTGGAGATGAAGACACCTCTACGATTGCAAGACTTCACAGAGAGGTAGATCCATCCATCCTGAAAAAATCTGACAACAATCACTTGAAGAAGATACTTGCTAATGATCTGTATGCTGCACAAAAGAAACACAGACAACTCTCTGTCAAGGTCATCAAGTATCTTCAGAAATGTTTCGCCTATACTTGTGCCAACAGAATAGAGGAAACAGTGAAAGAATTGAGAAGGGACTGA
- the LOC139126039 gene encoding uncharacterized protein, with amino-acid sequence MISSKTYKKRRLELKSARLSCQSAQEVREGSTYSTSIGLNADASDINEIPAAVEAPEMKSLTGGEEYIYFDLETTGLGTSAHITQIAAVKGACSFDVYVIPKKPITKEASSVTGIKMDGGKMMHNGKKWLLLLSQKLCRIFLHFLIVAKT; translated from the exons ATGATCTCATCAAAGACATATAAGAAACGCAGATTGGAGCTAAAATCAGCACGTCTGTCGTGTCAGTCAGCACAGGAGGTACGAGAAGGCTCAACCTATTCAACAAGTATTGGTCTGAATGCAG ATGCATCTGATATCAATGAAATACCAGCTGCAGTTGAGGCACCTGAAATGAAGAGTTTGACTGGAGGTGAAGAGTATATCTACTTTGACCTGGAAACAACTGGTTTAG GCACATCAGCACACATAACACAGATTGCTGCAGTGAAAGGAGCATGTAGTTTTGATGTGTATGTGATACCGAAGAAACCTATTACCAAAGAGGCATCATCCGTGACTGGGATAAAGATGGATGGGGGCAAGATGATGCACAATGGCAAGAAGTGGCTGCTGTTACTATCACAAAAGCTCTGCAggatttttttgcatttcttgATAGTAGCAAAAACGTGA